The following coding sequences lie in one Maniola jurtina chromosome 11, ilManJurt1.1, whole genome shotgun sequence genomic window:
- the LOC123869747 gene encoding lipase 1-like → MQPTTLVTSAILLIISIHQVVHVASEFLPEDSKLNTIELATKYKHPPLQFEVVTEDGYILALFRLPGRSKVPVLLVHGLGDSSDTWLLRGSTSLAITLADDGYDVWLANVRGNRYSRRHVHLNPDKDPAFWRYSFHEIGYYDLPAIIDTILKTTKAESLTYIGHSQGTTASYVLGSQRKEYNSKINVMISLAPVAYLHHTPPPISILIDLSPVIEQVFKDLSIHEVFGDNTTLGYVIHRLCPLPFIGYFVCTYSLAFPTAGYDPPELEPKFSQISSTHYPAGTSSRSIVHFLQVGYREKFAQYDYGSEGNVKHYNSTEPPVYRLDQVTMPVALLVGDNDNLSTVPDVELLKQQLANVVYYNLNPRLLCNHLDFVWGRHMSDYLYPQIYEVLDSYKHF, encoded by the coding sequence ATGCAGCCGACGACGCTCGTCACCTCGGCGATACTCCTCATCATCAGCATTCACCAAGTAGTCCACGTGGCATCTGAATTCTTGCCAGAAGACTCAAAATTGAATACCATTGAACTAGCTACAAAATACAAGCATCCACCGTTGCAGTTCGAGGTCGTCACCGAAGATGGCTACATCCTGGCTCTGTTCAGACTCCCGGGGAGGAGTAAGGTTCCAGTGTTGCTTGTGCACGGTTTAGGGGATTCATCTGACACCTGGTTGTTAAGAGGAAGCACCTCCCTGGCAATCACGCTGGCTGACGATGGCTACGACGTCTGGCTCGCCAACGTCCGAGGCAACAGATACTCGCGGCGCCACGTGCACCTCAACCCCGACAAGGACCCCGCGTTCTGGCGCTACAGCTTCCACGAAATAGGGTACTATGACCTTCCAGCTATCATCGATACTATTTTGAAGACCACAAAAGCGGAGAGTTTAACCTACATCGGTCACTCCCAAGGTACCACGGCTTCTTATGTGCTCGGATCTCAAAGAAAAGAGTACAACTCGAAGATTAATGTTATGATATCGCTGGCGCCGGTAGCTTATCTGCACCACACTCCTCCACCGATATCCATTTTGATAGATCTTTCTCCGGTAATCGAGCAAGTGTTCAAGGATCTTAGTATTCATGAAGTGTTTGGCGACAACACTACACTCGGCTACGTCATTCATAGGCTATGCCCTTTACCTTTCATAGGATATTTTGTGTGCACCTATAGTTTGGCTTTTCCCACAGCTGGTTATGATCCTCCAGAACTAGAACCTAAATTCAGCCAAATATCTTCTACACATTATCCAGCGGGAACTTCTTCTAGAAGTATCGTCCATTTCTTGCAAGTGGGATACCGGGAGAAGTTCGCGCAGTACGATTACGGAAGCGAAGGTAATGTAAAGCACTATAACTCCACTGAGCCTCCGGTCTACCGACTGGATCAAGTCACTATGCCAGTAGCTTTGTTGGTAGGTGATAATGACAATTTGTCCACTGTGCCCGATGTGGAATTATTGAAGCAGCAACTGGCGAATGTGGTGTACTATAATTTGAATCCTCGATTGTTGTGTAATCACTTGGACTTCGTATGGGGCCGCCACATGAGCGATTACTTGTATCCTCAAATATATGAAGTTCTGGATAGCTACAAGCACTTTTAG
- the LOC123869748 gene encoding lipase member J-like: MQPTTLITSAILLIISIQQVVHVASEFLPEDSRLNTIELATKYKHPPLQFDVVTEDGYILALFRLPGRSKVPVLLVHGLGDSSDTWLLRGSTSLAITLANDGYDVWLANVRGNRYSRRHVHLNPDKDPAFWHYSFHEIGYYDLPAIIDTILNTTAAESLTYIGHSQGTTACYVLGSQRKEYNSKINVMISLAPVAYVHHTPPLISFLRELSPVIEQVFKVLSIHEVFADNTELGKAIHRLCPLPIIGYIVCVYGLLFPMTGSDFLELEPEFSQIGFTHSPAGTSSRSMFHYAQVGNRKKFAQYDYGGEGNVKHYNSTEPPVYRLDQVTMPVALLVGRNDNLSTVPDVELLKEQLANVVYYNVNPNWFCNHVDFIWGLHMSDYLYPQIYEVLDSYKHF; this comes from the coding sequence ATGCAGCCGACGACGCTTATAACCTCGGCGATACTCCTCATCATCAGCATTCAACAAGTAGTCCACGTGGCATCTGAATTCTTGCCAGAAGACTCAAGGTTGAATACCATTGAACTAGCTACAAAATACAAGCATCCACCGTTGCAGTTCGATGTCGTCACCGAAGATGGCTACATCCTGGCTCTGTTCAGACTCCCGGGGAGGAGTAAGGTTCCAGTGTTGCTCGTGCACGGTTTAGGGGATTCATCTGACACCTGGTTGTTAAGAGGAAGCACCTCCCTGGCGATCACGCTCGCCAACGATGGCTACGACGTCTGGCTCGCCAACGTCCGAGGCAACAGATACTCGCGGCGCCACGTGCACCTCAACCCCGACAAGGACCCCGCGTTCTGGCACTACAGCTTCCACGAAATAGGGTACTATGACCTTCCAGCTATCATCGATACTATTTTGAACACCACAGCAGCGGAGAGTTTAACCTACATCGGTCACTCCCAAGGTACCACGGCTTGTTACGTGCTCGGATCTCAAAGAAAAGAGTACAACTCGAAGATTAATGTTATGATATCGCTGGCGCCGGTAGCTTATGTGCATCACACTCCTCCGCTGATATCTTTTTTAAGAGAACTTTCTCCAGTAATCGAGCAAGTGTTCAAGGTTCTTAGTATTCATGAAGTGTTTGCCGACAACACTGAACTCGGCAAGGCCATTCATAGGCTATGCCCTTTACCGATCATAGGATACATTGTGTGCGTCTATGGATTACTTTTTCCCATGACCGGTTCTGATTTTCTAGAACTAGAACCTGAATTCAGCCAAATAGGTTTTACACATAGTCCAGCGGGAACTTCTTCTAGAAGTATGTTCCATTATGCGCAAGTGGGAAATCGGAAGAAGTTCGCACAGTATGATTACGGAGGCGAGGGTAATGTAAAGCACTATAACTCTACGGAGCCTCCGGTCTACCGACTGGATCAAGTCACTATGCCAGTAGCTTTGTTGGTAGGTAGAAATGACAATTTGTCCACTGTGCCCGATGTGGAATTATTAAAGGAGCAACTGGCGAATGTGGTGTACTATAATGTGAATCCTAATTGGTTTTGTAATCACGTGGACTTCATATGGGGTCTACACATGAGCGATTACTTGTATCCTCAAATATATGAAGTTCTGGATAGCTACAAGCACTTTTAG